The segment AGGACGGCAACATCGCGAGAAAGCTGACGGGAACCTAGCTGTTCAACAAAGGATTTTGCCAGTTCTTCGTTGGCGATAATTGGTTGCATTATCTGATTAACGGCTTCAGTACTGTCTGACTTGCTGAGAAGGTCAGCAGTGACCGTCGCGGCGGCAGGGTCATTCTGTTTGAGTAATGCGATCGCTGCCGCTGTTTGCAAAGTCCGGTTTTCGCTGTTCTGTGCGAAGTTGCGAAGTCGCTCCAACCCGGGTCCGGATCCAATTCGGGCAATGGCCTGCAGTAGTACACGCTGTTCTTCAACAGAGAGTTCTTCCTGCCCGAGCTTCTTAAACAGGACTTCCTCTTCCGCCTGCAATTTCCAGGCACCAATAGCACTGATCGCCGCCAATCGGATTTCTGATTGGGAAGAGTCGACGAGTGATGTGATCTGATTCAAGTCGCCTGCGGGAACCACATTCCGTGTTGCGGCAACGTTCGCCAGTTCCGTTAGCCAACCGGCTCGTGCAGCCTGGCTATTTTCTTCATTGAGAACAGCAGTGTAAACGAGTCCCAGTGACGTTGGATTCGGTTGCTGCAAGAAGAGTCGATAAACAGCGGGAAGTTGTTCTGCCGGGATCTTGTTTTGTTGCACCAGATCGATCAGCAGATTCACGCCACCATCGCCACCCATCGCATTGAACAGGAAAAGCAGTTTGTCTGTCTCTTCCAGGAAACGAACGTCACCCGCTTGGACTGCTGGCAACCAGACTGGCTGAAGATCGCGGGCAGTCACCCACAAGGCGTAGTCCAGGAAGGTGTCCATCGGTTGGTCGAGAACCTTCAGGGCGGCGAGCATCGATTCAGGTTCTGGAATCCGGGCCAATCCACGAATTGCTTCCAATCGAACTCGGGGGCTTTCGTCCTGGGCCGCACTGGCTAACAACTCGGCGGAATTTGGAATCTCGTCGATCCAGTCCGACAGGATCGATACGCCTGCGGCGCGGGCTTTGTGATCGTTCGCTGCGAGTAATATTGTCAGTAGCTCTGCATTCGGTTCCAGCCAGGATTGATAGGCCCAAAGAGCTTCCAACAGATGATGCTCGTATTGCTCGTCCTTCGGATCCTGCTTTGCCAGCCAGTCTTCCAATACCGGTTTCAATTTATTACTACCGCGATGTTGGATCAATCGCTTGGATTGAACACGAACCCAAGGTTCGATGCTGGCGAGTTGGCTGATTAATTCCTCGTCTGACATATCCACGAGGTTTGGCTTTTTCAGGACCGGTTTGTTTTTGTAAGTGATGCGCCAGATACGACCGTGGGTATGGTCACGACGATCATCGCGGAAGTCGACCTCACCATGTTGTATGATGGGGTTGTACCAGTCGGCGATATAGATAGCGCCATCTGGTCCCATCTTCACATCGATGGGACGAAAAGCGACGTGCTCCGTTTTGATTAACTCTGCTTTTTCTTGAGAGCTGAAGCCGGACTTGAATTCATCGAGAACGAAGCGGCAGACGCGGTGACCGCGAAAATCGTTGGTGATCATGTTTCCCTGCCAGTCTTCGGGAAGTTGGCTTCCGCCCAGAATTTCCAGCCCACAAAACTTTGGACTTCCCGGGTTCATTCCGTTGAGCAAGCGGGGTACGCCGACGGCTGTGAGATAGGCTGCCCCGTCAAAGATGTATTGAATTCCTTCCGAGCCAGCACCGTCCGTAGCGAAGGCTTGACCCCAGCGATCAAAATCGTGTCCCCACGGATTGACCATCCCTTTGGCGACCACATCCAGCTCCATTGTCTCGGGTCGGAACCGCCAGATACCACTACCATTTAGTCGTTTCACTCCGTAAGGAGTTTCC is part of the Polystyrenella longa genome and harbors:
- a CDS encoding PVC-type heme-binding CxxCH protein; translated protein: MNPIYAFIKWTCLPTLLLASLCVPSSPLFAQRDLTDIPDTDPELERRELQVHEDFEISLYASDPRLAKPIQMNFDTQGRLWIASSETYPHIEPGATANDKIWILEDTDEDGVADKTTIFADGLLIPTGVEPTADGKGAYVANSTDLLYFEDTDGDGQADKREIVLTGFGTEDTHHILHTFRWGPDGCLYMNQSIYIHSHLETPYGVKRLNGSGIWRFRPETMELDVVAKGMVNPWGHDFDRWGQAFATDGAGSEGIQYIFDGAAYLTAVGVPRLLNGMNPGSPKFCGLEILGGSQLPEDWQGNMITNDFRGHRVCRFVLDEFKSGFSSQEKAELIKTEHVAFRPIDVKMGPDGAIYIADWYNPIIQHGEVDFRDDRRDHTHGRIWRITYKNKPVLKKPNLVDMSDEELISQLASIEPWVRVQSKRLIQHRGSNKLKPVLEDWLAKQDPKDEQYEHHLLEALWAYQSWLEPNAELLTILLAANDHKARAAGVSILSDWIDEIPNSAELLASAAQDESPRVRLEAIRGLARIPEPESMLAALKVLDQPMDTFLDYALWVTARDLQPVWLPAVQAGDVRFLEETDKLLFLFNAMGGDGGVNLLIDLVQQNKIPAEQLPAVYRLFLQQPNPTSLGLVYTAVLNEENSQAARAGWLTELANVAATRNVVPAGDLNQITSLVDSSQSEIRLAAISAIGAWKLQAEEEVLFKKLGQEELSVEEQRVLLQAIARIGSGPGLERLRNFAQNSENRTLQTAAAIALLKQNDPAAATVTADLLSKSDSTEAVNQIMQPIIANEELAKSFVEQLGSRQLSRDVAVLSLRQIQQSGRQLPELTAAITKSAQIQTGPRKLSPEEMTHILELVKSEGDAARGETIYRREILVCQQCHAIAGAGGRVGPDLLSLGASAQPDYLVNSLLDPNDKVKENYHTTVIITEDGKTFSGIKVRETDSDVILRNADDNEFSVPLDSVDEEFQGKSMMPTGLTDSLTEAEFVDLVKFLSDLGRTDEFSVSKKLQARSWQYLIPTEPARHLMIRTRVSAVASENEVFNWKAAYTTVGGKLPVDMIPGFNIRHPKEARGFGFVRAELLAEQATRAELLLGSTEGLEVWLDEEPLTISDAIPLELTEGTHHITIKIDLDTRKEAIQAELVLPEDKASAAKWYLGK